One [Clostridium] saccharolyticum WM1 DNA segment encodes these proteins:
- a CDS encoding DUF4194 domain-containing protein has protein sequence MTYEESAGIISHIPYYDALGQGEKEEVRAALRLLLQQTFVLEHKYDKRDNRFVFNPEFKICNKHLEFIRAYLAVSGVTVQENSQLGLIYIQGENTVGDKLPKLATLYLLILKLIYDEQMAAVSTSVNIYTTLSEIHEKLGNYRLFKKQPSPTEIRRAITLLKKYQILEPLDIMEDLDGDSRMIIYPCINVVLFGDDVRALLEAFGEGDDDDDEPEI, from the coding sequence ATGACCTATGAAGAAAGTGCTGGCATTATCAGCCATATCCCATATTATGATGCCCTGGGACAGGGGGAAAAGGAAGAGGTAAGGGCAGCTTTAAGGCTTCTTCTCCAGCAGACCTTTGTTCTGGAGCATAAGTATGATAAGCGGGACAACCGGTTTGTCTTTAATCCGGAATTTAAAATCTGCAACAAGCATCTGGAATTTATCCGGGCCTACCTTGCCGTCAGCGGAGTGACTGTTCAGGAAAACAGCCAGCTGGGCCTTATTTATATCCAGGGGGAGAATACGGTAGGAGATAAGCTTCCAAAGCTGGCCACCCTTTATCTTCTGATCTTAAAGCTGATCTATGATGAGCAGATGGCGGCAGTTTCCACCAGCGTTAACATCTACACCACATTAAGCGAGATTCATGAGAAGCTGGGAAATTACCGTTTATTTAAGAAACAGCCATCCCCCACAGAGATCCGCCGGGCAATCACTTTGTTAAAAAAATATCAGATATTGGAACCTCTGGATATTATGGAGGACTTAGACGGAGACAGCCGAATGATTATTTATCCCTGCATCAATGTGGTACTCTTTGGTGATGATGTGCGGGCCTTATTAGAAGCATTTGGAGAAGGAGACGATGACGATGACGAACCGGAAATTTGA
- a CDS encoding Wadjet anti-phage system protein JetA family protein — MILMNEIPDRFWGLFRSINRSTYIEALLKINEEYEYSNYFLSREVCIQVLEEYFTAKRLVIWQDELEDEADVSEPTAVRVLNWLLRAGWLRKVDDYASMTVNIVIPDYAAVMIGAFFKLARDEEDETQIYIQNVYAILFSLKHNPRAGISLLNTAYINTKRLNKTLQDMLHNMDKFFESLLEKKAYGELLKEHLEGYVEEIVKKKYHMLKTSDNFYLYKNDIKRWISSMRDDVEWMEQMSRRSGQKVTAGDIGEKLDQIERGFDDIEHRIANMDREHSRYIRATVTRLNYLLNQEDNMKGLVIRLLNHLSETADQDEAVKEVGSRMNLSQTSILSERSLYKKRKTRSGFKENLLPEEASVELTMEEILELNRLKSRYSRKEIESYIESHLENGRMEVREDTVDSPEEFEKLILAYDYSTRRKSLYQVEDPETELIDNGRYRYPKLVFVRRKES; from the coding sequence ATGATACTGATGAATGAAATACCGGACCGGTTTTGGGGATTGTTCCGTTCCATCAACCGGTCCACCTACATAGAGGCTTTGTTAAAAATCAATGAGGAATATGAATACAGCAACTACTTTTTAAGCCGTGAGGTGTGCATTCAGGTTCTGGAGGAATATTTTACCGCCAAGCGGCTGGTAATCTGGCAGGATGAACTGGAAGATGAGGCGGATGTCTCAGAGCCGACTGCAGTCAGAGTCTTAAACTGGCTGTTAAGGGCCGGCTGGCTTCGGAAAGTGGATGATTATGCCTCCATGACGGTGAATATCGTAATCCCAGATTATGCCGCTGTCATGATCGGGGCCTTTTTTAAGCTTGCCAGGGATGAAGAGGATGAGACCCAGATTTATATTCAGAATGTATACGCCATCCTTTTTTCATTAAAACATAATCCAAGGGCCGGTATAAGCCTGTTAAACACGGCTTATATCAATACAAAGCGGCTTAACAAGACCCTGCAGGACATGCTTCATAACATGGACAAATTTTTTGAAAGTCTTTTGGAAAAAAAGGCGTATGGGGAGCTGTTAAAAGAACATCTGGAAGGATATGTGGAGGAAATTGTAAAAAAGAAATACCACATGCTCAAAACCTCGGATAATTTCTATCTTTACAAAAATGATATCAAGCGTTGGATCAGTTCCATGAGGGATGATGTGGAATGGATGGAACAGATGAGCCGCCGCAGCGGGCAGAAGGTGACGGCCGGGGATATAGGAGAAAAGCTGGATCAGATCGAAAGAGGCTTTGACGATATTGAACACCGAATTGCCAATATGGACAGGGAGCATTCCCGGTATATCCGGGCAACGGTTACCAGACTGAACTATCTGCTGAACCAGGAGGATAACATGAAGGGGCTTGTGATCAGGCTTTTAAATCATCTGTCCGAGACAGCGGACCAGGATGAAGCTGTAAAGGAAGTGGGCAGCCGCATGAACTTATCCCAGACATCCATCCTCTCTGAAAGGTCTCTCTATAAAAAAAGAAAGACCAGGTCCGGTTTTAAGGAGAACCTGTTGCCAGAGGAAGCGTCTGTTGAGCTTACCATGGAGGAGATCCTGGAATTAAACCGTTTAAAAAGCCGCTACAGCCGGAAGGAAATCGAAAGCTATATTGAATCCCATCTGGAAAACGGCCGTATGGAAGTGAGGGAAGATACCGTGGATTCCCCGGAGGAGTTTGAAAAGCTGATCCTGGCCTATGATTACTCTACCAGAAGAAAAAGCCTGTATCAGGTGGAGGATCCGGAGACAGAGCTTATTGACAACGGCAGATACCGTTATCCCAAGCTGGTATTTGTAAGGAGGAAAGAATCATGA